Proteins encoded within one genomic window of Sebastes fasciatus isolate fSebFas1 chromosome 18, fSebFas1.pri, whole genome shotgun sequence:
- the LOC141755775 gene encoding inactive serine protease 35-like produces MGLNHFLCLLLCAAALTVSGVFGKDENSEAHRWTRQSLPVLLDTHTEPLNTPLFRGQEEDEEERGGTKTLCGIECQSSLPLIDHTEQERILGYETMYENGTRTHTDISLQGFNKTSAGTPTHSPARTRRKRQVYGADGRFVISDSHFVTNYPFSTAVRLSSGCSGVLVSQKHVLTAAHCIHDGRDYLESARRLRVGVLQLKTKRRGGRRRGGWQRGGRKGDREKGEEQIMEEGEEQNSIDGDVIRGRKGGKGRRRRGRKEGVADYGNIGELERGGGGKQRSLSRIRRSAEPRKQPVFRWTRVKQTRIPQGWIQTKSSTSSVSPDYDYALLELKRPLKQKYMELGVAPSSAPLARIHFSGYDSDKSLLDGRGNEKVVYRFCSVTNESDDLMYQHCDAQPGATGAGVYVRLRQGVGDADRKGKWRRRVIGVFSGHQWVEVEGGEQRDFNVAVRITPPKYAQICHWIHGDPSLCKEV; encoded by the coding sequence ATGGGACTcaatcacttcctgtgtctgctgctctgtgcagcagcccTGACAGTTTCTGGAGTTTTTGGTAAAGATGAGAACAGCGAGGCTCACAGGTGGACCAGACAGAGCCTCCCGGTGCTGCTGGACACACACACCGAGCCCCTAAACACGCCTTTGTTCAGAGggcaggaggaggatgaagaagagagaggagggacaaAGACACTCTGCGGAATCGAGTGTCAAAGCAGCCTCCCACTTATTGACCACACTGAGCAAGAGAGGATTCTGGGATATGAGACAATGTATGAGAATGGTACTCGCACGCATACAGATATCAGTTTGCAGGGTTTCAACAAGACGTCTGCGGGAACACCAACCCACTCACCGGCTCGCACCCGCCGAAAACGACAGGTTTACGGAGCAGATGGACGCTTTGTGATCTCAGATTCGCATTTCGTCACCAACTATCCTTTCTCCACCGCTGTTCGTCTCTCCTCCGGCTGCTCTGGAGTCCTAGTATCTCAGAAACACGTGCTAACAGCGGCACACTGCATCCATGATGGGAGGGACTACCTGGAGAGTGCCAGAAGGCTGAGAGTAGGGGTGTTGCAGCTCAAGACTAAAAGAAGAGggggcaggaggagaggagggtggCAGAGGGGTGGGAGGAAAGGAGACAGGGAGAAAGGTGAGGAGCAGATCATGGAGGAAGGTGAGGAGCAGAATAGTATAGATGGAGATGTAATTCGAGGGAGAAAAGGAGGCAAAGGCAGGAGGcgcagaggaagaaaagagggtGTAGCTGATTATGGGAATATAGGTGAgttagagagaggaggaggagggaaacaaAGAAGTCTCAGCCGTATACGACGTAGTGCTGAACCCAGGAAGCAACCCGTCTTTCGTTGGACACGAGTCAAACAAACTAGAATCCCTCAAGGATGGATCCAAACCAAGAGCTCCACCAGCTCAGTGTCCCCCGACTACGATTACGCCCTCCTGGAGCTGAAACGACCCCTCAAACAAAAGTACATGGAGCTGGGAGTGGCGCCCTCCTCCGCCCCCCTGGCACGGATCCACTTCTCAGGCTATGACTCTGACAAAAGCCTGCTGGACGGGCGCGGAAACGAGAAGGTGGTTTACCGGTTTTGTTCGGTGACAAACGAGTCTGACGATTTGATGTACCAGCACTGCGACGCGCAGCCGGGCGCCACGGGTGCAGGTGTTTACGTTCGTCTGAGACAGGGAGTGGGAGACGCAGACAGGAAAGGGAAGTGGAGGCGGAGGGTGATTGGGGTGTTTTCAGGCCATCagtgggtggaggtggagggaggtgAGCAGAGggactttaatgttgcagtgcGGATTACTCCACCCAAATATGCCCAGATCTGTCACTGGATCCACGGAGATCCAAGTCTCTGTAAAGAGGTTTGA
- the LOC141755780 gene encoding clathrin coat assembly protein AP180-like, protein MSGQTLTDRIAAAQYQLTGSDMARAVCKATTHEVMAPKKKHLEYLVSATNTTNVNIPQMADTLFERATNASWVVVFKALVTSHHMCVHGNERFIQYLASRTSLFNLSNFIDKTGSHGYDMSTFIRRYGRYLNEKAFAYRQMAFDFTRVKKGAEGVMRTMTTEKLLKGMPVLQTQIDTLLEFDIHPKELNNGIINAAFLLLFKDLVKLFASYNDGVINLLEKYFKMKKGDCKEALEIYKRFLTRVTKIGEFLKLAETVGVDKNDIPDINYAPSSILESLETHMNGLEDVKGGKKGEGSPTKGSPTNNVSPTSTPAKSSNAVPTLQPPPGESAAAAAAAAAEPVEDSLLDLDPLSSSGPSGPSAAPTSWGDLLGSEMGDSLLSEPTLTAEPAPSSAAATPTPAAAEPVVSLAPPTSTAAATTPAAANMDLLGDAFATPAAATEPSAAAAEGGAAAATSAPAANAGAESTGGDATAVAAPAAPGAELMSVFDGLGDVMKPTLTPQTGDVDTSMANMASNLTMGTPAASQVAPPCWGAPMPGAQGAPMMPMVRPSFPSTGAAPGAPMSPGAAQSPRKPPPPRNALDDLNIKDFM, encoded by the exons atgtcGGGGCAAACGCTCACGGATCGCATCGCCGCTGCGCAGTACCAGCTAACGGGATCAGACATGGCCCGGGCTGTCTGCAAAGCCACCACTCATGAAGTGATGGCGCCCAAGAAAAAGCACCTGGAGT ACCTGGTGTCagccaccaacaccaccaacgtCAACATCCCTCAGATGGCTGACACTCTGTTTGAGCGAGCCACCAATGCCAGCTGGGTGGTCGTCTTCAAGGCCCTCGTCACTAGTCATCACATGTGTGTCCACGGCAACGAG AGGTTCATTCAGTACTTGGCTTCCAGGACCTCCCTGTTCAACCTCAGCAACTTTATCGACAAAACCGGCTCTCACG GCTACGACATGTCTACATTCATCAGACGATATGGCCGATACCTGAACGAAAAAGCCTTCGCCTACCGCCAGATGGCTTTTGATTTCACCAGAGTCAAGAAAGG TGCTGAGGGCGTGATGAGGACCATGACCACTGAGAAGCTGTTGAAAGGCATGCCTGTTCTGCAGACTCAGATTGACACACTCCTGGAGTTCGAT atTCATCCCAAGGAGCTGAACAATGGGATCATCAATGCTGCGTTCCTGCTTCTCTTCAAGGATCTGGTCAAACTGTTCGCGTCCTACAACGACGGCGTCATCAACTTATTAG AGAAATACTTCAAGATGAAGAAGGGTGACTGTAAGGAGGCCTTGGAGATCTACAAAAGGTTCCTGACCAGGGTGACAAAGATTGGGGAATTCCTGAAGCTGGCTGAG ACAGTCGGAGTTGACAAAAACGACATTCCTGACATCAACTAC gctCCCAGCAGTATCCTGGAGAGTCTGGAAACACACATGAACGGTCTGGAGGATGTGAAGGGTGGAAAGAAGGG TGAAGG GTCTCCAACAAAG GGGTCTCCGACGAACAACGTGTCTCCAACATCGACTCCGGCCAAATCTTCAAACGCTGTTCCCACACTGCAGCCTCCTCCTGGGGAgagcgccgccgccgccgccgctgctgctgctgagccaGTTGAAGA TTCTTTGTTGGACCTGGATCCACTGTCCTCCTCGGGTCCCTCAGGACCATCAGCTGCCCCCACGTCTTGGGGAG ATCTTCTTGGATCGG AAATGGGCGATTCCTTGCTATCTGAACCCACCCTCACGGCAGAGCCCGCCCCCTCCTCTGCAGCAGCAACGCCcactcctgcagcagcagaaccCGTGGTCTCTCTAGCTCCTCCCACTAGCACAGCAGCCGCCACTACCCCTGCCGCCGCCAATATGGATCTGTTGGGAG ATGCCTTTGCAACACCTGCTGCTGCCACTGAGCCCTCTGCAGCAGCCGCTGAAGGTGGGGCCGCCGCCGCCACGTCCGCCCCTGCTGCCAACGCTGGAGCCG AATCCACAGGAGGAGACGCCACAGCCgttgctgctcctgctgcccCCGGCGCTGAGCTCATGtcag TATTTGATGGACTAGGGGATGTAATGAAGCCCACTTTGACCCCTCAGACGGGGGATGTTGACACCTCCATGGCTAACATGGCGAGTA ATCTCACAATGGGAACCCCAGCGGCATCTCAGGTAGCTCCCCCCTGTTGGGGTGCTCCCATG CCCGGGGCACAAGGAGCTCCCATGATGCCGATGGTGAGGCCAAGCTTCCCCTCCACCGGAGCAGCCCCCGGAGCACCG ATGTCTCCTGGAGCAGCCCAGAGCCCCAGGAAGCCTCCGCCCCCGAGGAACGCTCTGGATGACCTCAACATTAAGGACTTCATGTAG